A window of Phycisphaeraceae bacterium genomic DNA:
TGTGTTCAAGGACAACGCAGGCATCGTGAAGTTTGATAATGCTGACGGCGTCTGCATCAAGGTTGAAACCCACAATCACCCCAGCGCAATCGAACCCTATGGCGGTGCGGCGACCGGTATCGGCGGCTGTATCCGCGATGTGATGGGCACCGGACTGGCTGCCAGACCTATCGCCAATACCGACGTGTTCTGCGTTGCGTTTCCCGACCGTAATGACGACAGCGCAACTCCGCACGCAGCCGGCGGAACTAAGCCCGCATCCGATCCGCTTCCCAAAGGCGTCATTCATCCGCGGCGCGTGCTTCAGCAGGTCGTCGCAGGTGTGCGTGACTACGGCAACCGAATGGGGATCCCGACAGTCAACGGCGCGGTTGCATTCCACGAGGACTACCTCGCCAATCCGCTGGTTTTCGCAGGCTGCATCGGGTTGATCCCGCTCGATAAGTGTTTCGGGAAAGTTCAGCCGGGTGATCGGATCATCGCTCTGGGCGGGCGAACCGGTCGCGATGGCATACACGGAGCGACATTCTCCAGTGCAGAATTGACGGACACTCATGCGGATGAGTTCGCTCATGCTGTGCAGATCGGCAATGCCATCACGCAGAAGAAAACACTCGATGTCATCCTCCAGGCGAGGGATATTTCTGCGGACCAAGGCGGCCCCCTCTTCCACGCCATTACCGACTGCGGGGCAGGCGGTTTTTCCAGCGCGATCGGTGAAATGGGCAAGGACACCGGCGCACACGTCACGCTCGAAACCGCTCCGTTGAAATATCGCGGTCTGAGTTACACGGAAATCTGGATCAGCGAGGCGCAGGAGCGCATGGTGCTCGCGGTGCCTGCCGACCGTGTCGCGCAGCTTCGCCGTCTCTGTGAAGCTGAAGATGTCGAAATGTGCGATCTGGGGCAGTTCGGATGGAACCAGGAAGGCACCAGCGATCCGGTGCTGGTCCTGACTTATCACGGCACCGAAGTCGGTCGTCTTTCCACCCACTTCCTGCACGAAGGAATCCCAACACCAACCCGTGAAGCGGAATGGAGCTTCTCTGCCGCAAGCCGCTCCGCTCCGGCGAGGCTATCGAATGCTGAACACTCCAGCTCGCTGAAGGAAACGCTATTCGCGTTACTTTCCCATCCAAACATCGCCAGCAAACATTGGATCATTCGGCAATACGACCACGAAGTGCAGGGCGGATCCGTGGTCAAGCCGCTGGTCGGCCCACGACAGGACGGCCCCGGCGACGCGGCGGTGCTGCGGCCAAAACTCGACTCGTCACGCGGCATCGCCATCGGAAACGGATTACAAACCGGGCTGGGAGAAAAAACACCGGGCGGGGATTCCTATTGGATGACGCTCGCTGCGATTGACGAAGCAGTGCGCAATGTCGTCTGCGTCGGGGCGAACCCGGCACGGATCGCCATTCTGGATAATTTCTGCTGGCCGCGCTGTGACGATCCGAAGCAACTCGGCTCCCTCGTCCGGGCGGCGGAAGCGTGCTATGCAGGCGCATTGGCCTATCGCACGCCGTTTGTCTCCGGCAAGGACAGCCTGAGCAACCAGTTCACGACGGAAGACGGCAAGCTCATCACGATTCCGCCGACGCTACTGATTACCGCGCTGGGCATCGTGCCCGACACGACTCTCGCGCGAACGATGGACGCCAAGGCAGCGGACAGCACGCTGCTGCTCGTGGGTGAAACGACCGGATCGATGGGCGGCTCGCATTACATCGACGTGGCAGGTGATGCGGGGCGCGACTGCTCGATACCCCGCACGGACCTGACACGTGGCCCCGGCACCGCGTCGGCGGTTGCGGAGTTGATCGCTCGCGGCCTGGTGCGATCCGCCCATGACTGCTCAGACGGCGGGCTGCTCGTGGCTGCCGCCGAGATGGCATTCGCCGGAGGAATCGGACTGGACCTCGATCTCGACCAGGTTCCGACCACCCGTGAGCTTGACCATCTCACCCATGCCTTCGCGGAGACGCCGAGTCGTTACCTGCTGGAGGTCGCCCCCGCCGATCTTGATTCGGTAATCCGCTCGCTCAAAGCGACGGGAATCCCTTACGGGCAGGTGGGTCGATTCGCCGGCCATCACCGCCTGACGGTTCGTTGTGCCAAGCATGGCCGCCTGCTCGATGAGCCGTTGGATGATCTCCGCACGATCTGGCGCAAACCACTCGACTGGTGAAACACCACGACGGCGGCATCACTCGAAGCAATCTACAATTCAAGCTCATGCAAGACGGCCCCGATACCAGCGAGACGCTCTATCTCATTGACGGCCACGCGCAGATTTTTCGCGCCTATTTCGCCATCCGCGGCGGACTCAACAGCCCCGTCACCGGCGAACCCACCCAGGCGGTGTACGGCATGACGGGGATGTTTCTCAAGCTCCTCGCGACATTCAAGCCGCAGTACGTCGTCATGGCCATCGACACACCCGGCAAAACATTCCGCGATGAGATGTTTAACGATTACAAGGCCAATCGCGCGCCGACGCCTCCCGACCTCGAAGCGCAGATTCCGCGCATCCTTGAAATCACCCGGCTGTTTGGAATTCCCGTCATCGGCCAGACCGGCGCAGAAGCGGATGACATCATCGCGACAATCACGCGACGACTGCTGAACGATCCAAAATGTAAACACCTGAATATCCGCATCGTCTCGAAAGATAAAGATCTCCAGCAGCTTCTCAACGACCGCGTGCAGATGTTCGACATCCATACCGACACGACGATCGATGCTGCATGGCTCAAGGAAAACAAAGGCATCGCGCCTCAACAGGTGATCGACCTGCTGGCATTGACAGGCGATACGGTGGACAACGTACCGGGTGTGCCCGGCGTCGGTGCAAAAACAGCCGCAAAACTCATTCAGGACTACGGCTCGATCGAAGGCATCTATGCAAACCTCGACAAGCTCAAAGGCAAACTCCGGGAAAATCTCGAGGCCTCACGCCAAACGCTGGAAGTCAGCCGAACACTGGTAACGCTCAAGAGCGATCTCGAACTGGACTTTACGCTTGAGAAGGCCAGAGCCGGCTTGATCGAGATGGCCGGACTCCGTCGTGTGTTTGAGGAGTTGGGGTTCCGAAAGCACATCACCGATCTGGAGGCATTGGTCAACCGTGGTTCGGATTCCACCGCGAAAACCGCTGGTGATGCCGCCTCCGGCAAATCGACGCAGGCGCCCGCCAGGAAAGATGACGCGGATTTCTCGCCGTCTCTTTTTGAAGCAGTCGCGCCAGCTGTGACATCGGACGGGCAGGCTGAACCGTCGAATCACATCAGGACGCCGGGCCTGACCACAGCGGACGACTTTGCCTATCGCGCGATTGTGACGACCGGCGAGCTTGATGAGCTGGTCCACTCGCTCCGAACCGCACCGATCATCAGCGTGGACACGGAAACGATCGGTCTGGGCGGTGCAATGGCGATGTGCGGCATGAGCTTTTCGTGGAAGGCTGGTACGGGGGTTTACATTCCGCTTCGCTCGCCCGATCCGTCACAACATCTGGACCAGCGCGCGGTGCTGGAAAAACTCCGGCCGATTCTCGAAGATCCCACGCGCCCCAAGTGCGGGCACAACCTCAAATATGACGCGCTGGTATTCCGTCACGCCGGCGTGCGATTACGCGGCATCGTGTTCGATTCGATGATCGCCAGTCACCTTGCCGGCTCACCTACGCATGGGCTTGACTCGCTGGCACTGAGCTGTCTGAAGCACGAGATGATTCCCATTACTCGTCTCATCGGTCTGGCGGAGACACGAAAAAAGGGAGCGGGCCAGCGGACGATGGACCAGGTACCGCTGGAGTTGATCGTGCCTTACGCCTCGGAGGATGCGGACATCGCCCTGCGTCTCCACGAGCACTTCATACCGCGGTTGCGGCTCATGGGGATGGAACGGTTGGCGGCAGAAATCGAGATGCCGTTGGTTGAGGTGCTGTCGGAGATGGAGTTTCACGGCATCAAGGTGGACCCGGCCGTACTCATCCAGCAGCAGCAGGTACTCAACACCCGCATCGTTCAATTACGACGGGATATCCTCGACAAGGCACAATTCGACTTCAACCCTGATTCACCCAAGCAGCTCGCGGAGGTGCTCTTTACTCATCTGGGCCTGCCGGTGCAGAAAAAAACCAAGACCGGCCCCTCCACGGATATCGAAGTGCTCGAAACGCTCGCGGAACTTGACGGCATCGACCCGGCGAAACAGGCGGTGCCTCGACTGATCGTCGAGTATCGGCAACTCACCAAGCTCGTGGGGACCTATCTTGAAAATCTGCGTGAGAGCATCCGCGCGAGCACAGGCCGGGTCCACGCGCAATTTCATCAAGCGGCGACAGCGACCGGGCGGCTGTCGTCCAACGGTCCGAACCTTCAGAACATCCCCATCCGTACCGAGGTAGGACGACAGATTCGTAAAGCATTCATCGCTGAGCCGGGAAATGTCCTCATCAGCGCGGATTATTCACAGATCGAGCTGCGCGTGCTGGCGCATCTGTCACAGGATCCTCGCTTGACCGAGGCATTCGCCAAAGATCTCGATGTGCATACCGACGTAGCGGCGCAGGTGTTCGGCGTGCCTTTCGATCAGGTGACACGCGAGCAGAGAAATCAGGCGAAGATCATCAACTTCGGCATCGTTTACGGCGTCAGTGCGTACGGTCTGGTGCGAAGGATCGAGGGACTCGACCTCGAATCGGCGAAAAAACTCATCGCTGACTACCGCACGCGATTCAAGGGAATCGACACCTTCCTCCAGGCGTGTGTGCAGGAGGCGATGGACAAAGGTTACGTGGAGACGATGGGCGGGCGGCGGCGAATGATCCCCGAACTCCGCTCGGAAAACGGCGCACAGCGCAGCCTCGGTCAGCGACTGGCGATCAACAGCGTGGTGCAGGGCAGCGCAGCGGAATTGATCAAGCGCGCAATGGTGAATCTCCAGCGACGGATCGACGCCGACGGACTGACGATGATGATGCTGCTCCAGATCCACGACGAGCTTGTTTTTGAGTCCCCTGCCGATGATGCGGAGAAAAATGCAGCAATCATCAAAGCGGAGATGGAGTCAGCCATGACGCTGCGGATACCGCTGAAGGTAGAAGTCGGCGTGGGGAAGGATTGGCTGGAAACCAAGTAACCTCGCGGCGTGCTCAGGCTCGATCTCCCAGCTCGCCGAGGATTTGTTGAGTCAGTTCCCAGAAATGAGCCTCGCGGAACGCCGTCGCCGCTCCCGGCAGTGAGCCATGACGCTGGCTATGGCTGCTCCAGTGGCTTTGTGCGCTGAATAGCCTCTGACGACATAATTCGGCGGCATCCCGATCCTGCGATTTCAGGTAACGACGGTATGCGGCAAGTCCGGCCAGCAAGTCACGCAATGCCTCAAACAATGATTCGCCATAGCTCATCGTGTTAATCAGCGGCTCAAGTATGCTGCGGGTGCGATCAGTCAGGTGCTGGCTCAGGGCGGCGCGGTCAGAATAAAGCCTCTCCACCGCAGACTGTTTTTCGGCAACCACTTCCTCAAGTGTGTTTTCCGGTAACCGCTGAATGATGCGCCATGCTGCCCGCGCATCGACCAGGTCATCCTGTATCCAATCCGCGTTGGGATGCCAGGGGTCAGCCTTGGTGCGTGCAAACGGGCCGATGTAAAAGCCCTGCCGGATCACTTCCGGAGAATCCACCAGCGTCTGCTGGATCGCGGCAGCAATCGGCTCGCTGACGACGCCCAACCGCTCACCGATCCAGCGCTGCGCCAGGTCAAGCGGTGCGATGGAGGGATTTTCCGCCAGCAACGGGACGGAGAAGACATTGGCGTCGATCCACGACTCATTGCTGACGAAAGGCCCACCCCACCCGCCGCCGCGAACCCACGCCCAGAGTCCGGCGAAGTTGATGCGGCCGGCGATCTGTGCGAGTCCAGCCGCAGCGCCCTCTCCCGCCTCCGGATAGCCGTCGCGCCACAGCGGCACCTGCCAGTTGGGGATGCCGCCTTTGCCTTCAAACTCCCGCTGACATTGAAGCTCGTAGATGATCGGCCTCTTGCCGCACGCGAGGCTTGCCGGGTTCCAGTTCTGGTAACGCCAGAAGTCGGTCTGCGTGAACTTGAACGACAACACAAAGCGATCGTCCGTCTCTTCGCCGGGTAACTGGGTCTGCACGCGGCGACAAAGCTCAACCGAGTCGTGCAGACCGTTGGGGCGGACATTCCACGCGCGGGCGATGAGCCGCTGCCCCCGCTTTTGCACGACGAGCTTATGGAAATGATGCAGAACTAGCGTGATGCGGTCAGCCCGGCCAAGCTGGCTGCACCGGGCACAATGCGGGGAATAGATATCGTTACCCACCAGATAGGGCAGACGTGACGCATCGTTGTCGCCGAAGCGCAGCACGACACCGCTGACACTCGGAAACTGCTGAAGGAGTGATTCGAGTGCCTGGCCGGATCGTTCCAGAGCCGCTTCACTGGCGGGACAGATCGTCGATGGCCGCTTGGTGCAGGTGAGGGTGCCGACGTTTCGATCCACCACATCCCGCGCCAGGCTCAGCGCGTCATAGGCGATATACACATCGAGCTTGGCGCGCACAGCCTGCTCGATCCGCTGACGGATGATTTCGAATTGCTGGGCGACCCATCGCCTCATTTCTCCCGAACTGATGCTGTCGGGAGAATCGACGCCGGACAGCCCGGTCGTTTCGTAAAGGACAACGGCGTTATAACCCAGCGCGCGGAGTTGCAGCGGGTCGCGGTAACGGCTGCCGGCGAACGGCTCGCCGGGGTTGTCCAGAATCGTCGCCAGCTTGAGCATCAGCGGGTTTTAACGTCGCAACAGAAACGCGGCAAACGCGCGTTCACGGGATTGGCAGATAAAAGGCGAAGTTACTGACCGTCACTCGGAACGCCCAGCCACCGACTCGACGGCCTGACTCCGCAGACGCTGACGCAGTGAGTCATCCTTATCCGCGGCTTGAGTACGGCTGAGCATCTTGCCGCTCTGACGATCCATGTAGAGCAGGCGCGTCGTCGTCTGGTTGAAGCCCAAACCGACGGCCGGGGCGTCAAAATCAATGTCCACCACGACCGCATTGACCGTCATGTCCACGGGTTTGCCGTCGTTAACACCGGCGATGGCGACGGACTTGCCGATCGGATCGCCGGGCTGAACGGTGAACTCCTGCGATCGCCACGCACCGTTGATGATGCGCCACACTTCGACCTGCGCGTTCTGTGCGTTGCGATTACCGCCGGTAACAAAGAAGTAGCTTTCACGCTCGATGGTCACCGGCGAGGACCAAGCGTTGTGGAACTCGACAGCCGTTTCCGTGTCCGGGGCCGATTCGATCGCCAGCTTTTCAAAATACTGCTCGCGCTGTTCGGGACGCGGTTCACGGCGTTGGAAAAGCGGGTTGAGCACCGCAACAACCAGTCGATAGCGATAAGTCTGTCCCGGCTTGACGGTCACATCGTGTGCCCATACTTCGATACGGTCGCTCATCTCCGGTACCGACTCGACAGGGGCTTGGGCATCACGGCCACCCAGAAGCGGCCTGCCATCAAACGCAGGCGGAGAACCGGCTGGGGTATCCGCGACACGCTTGATTCCACGGATTGCATCCCTCTCGTTGATGCGGTCCCGAAGATCCTGCTGAAGCTTGTTTAGATCGCCGCCGGCTAAATCCGGCCTGGGTGCCGCCGCACGACCGGGTGGACGACGATCCCTGGGCAGCGGAGAGGGCGCGGCTTCCGGCATCGCCGAGTGAAGCGGCGGAGTCGGTTCTGCGCCGCCGCTCTTATGCAACACTTTCACCCGCTCGCGCAACCGGTTGATTTCGATGTCGAGCTGCCTGAGTCGCTTCAACTGTTCTTCGCTGAGCTGAGGTGCAGCAGAGCTTCCCGGCGCAATCCATCCATCATCCACCAGCGGCGGAGGCGCTGGCTTGGTGATCTGATCCTGTTCAATACGAACCTGGCTGATCGCTTCGTCGGCGTCCGCACCCCAGTTGCCGTTGCGGAAATGGAAGGCCGCATTGGGAAGAGCTGCGAGACGCTGCACCGATCCCCACTGGTTAGTGGACGGATCGAGCGCCTGCCGTTCGAGGATGACATCCGCGACCAACAGCCGGCCGCGCCACCACGACTCAGGCATCCGCTGCGCTTCGGGAGCCGACGCCAGACGCCGACGCCATTCCTTCATGTCAAACTGCCCCGCCACACTGACGTAGCGGATATCACGGACATTATTCCCGCCCAGAAGTTCGTGCCATGCGTCAACCAGTTCCTTTGGTTCGGACGGGATCGCCACCACACCGAAACCCGTGCTGGTTGTCAGGTTGGTCGCTGGCGGCGGTGTGCCGACAAAGTATTCCGGACGTACCGGGGCTTCAGTCGGAACGACTCGCGGATCGAGGCCCGGCGGTCCAAGCGGCACCTCCAGCTTGGACTTACCCGTCAGCGAGCGCACCGCGCGGGCTTTGAAATCAGTCGTGTAAGAGGGCACGGTGATCTTGGGCAGCGGGCTTTCTTTCTTGCTGATCGCTCCGTCTAGCTTTTTCGTCGCCAGGTCGATTTCCTCGACGGTTTCGGTCGGAGTCATCATGCGGGCATTCAGCTCAACCTGATACGGCTGGCCCTGCACATAAAGCCAGATCACGATGACCGCCAGCACCAGCGCAACGCCGATGACGATCTTGTGAATGTGCTTGTCGATGAAGGTGAGATTTTTGATTTTCATGGCTCAAAGGCCCTGGCCGCCGCGCGGCGGGTTGCGGAATTAGGGAGCTGCTGCGGGAACCTCAGCTACGGAGAGCAATGACTTGACCTCTGCGGGCATCAGCCTCGCGGTCCAGTCGCGCAGCCAGAGCGTCTCAATAAGCATGTCAACTCGAACCACGTCACACGCACCGTAGATGTAGCCGGCTTCTGCCTCTTTGTACTCGTCCACGTCGGTGATCTTCATCTTCAACACCGTCATGAAGTTGACCTGCGCGAGGTTGTCAAAAAACTCCGGCATGCGAGTCGAGTCAATCATGATCGACAGCCACACATGGCGGACATCGTAGATGTCGTTGCTGCGCCGACCGGTGGGTGCGAGTGTAAAGTCGTCGGGAAGTTTTTTAGCGGCAGCAGACGCCAATGAGCCAGTGCGCTGGCGGCCCATTGCCGCTCCCGGAGGACCGCCGGGTGCTGCACCTGGGCCCATTCCGGGGTGCATCGCGCTCGGAGCGGGTGGCGGAGCCGACGCCCTCATCGGTGCCCCGCTGCTGCTGACCGAACCAGGCCCCTCCTGCCGGATGCCCCCGTTACCGGTGATGCCCACGTAATCGGGGAGCACCTGGAGCGTGACCAGGCGTTTGATCGGCGACGTCATCACGTTTGCCGACGGTTCCATGACCTGATTGGTCAGAGCGATCGCCTGGAGAATGTCCTCGGTGATCCAGAGTTGCATCTGACCTTCCCACACCTCGACAGGGTCGGGCTGCGACGACTCGGATGCCCACTGCATGATGGTGAAGGGATACGAAGCATCAGCCACGTTGCTGCGGTTTCCAGAGCTGGTCCCCACAGCACTGCGGCGAGACTGCTCCGTCGTCGCATAAATGTGGATGTTCTTGGCGTATTCGATCAGGTATTCCGCCGTCTTTTGCCGACGCAGGTCACGCAGCTCCTCGTCCTCCTTTTGCGTGAGGATCGCGCCCTGCATGTTGCTGCTGCGGTACTCTGCATCCACTTTGTCCACAAAGGACTTGACGTCAGCCATATCCGGCGCAGAACCGGCATCGAGCTGCGGGTGATCCGAGTTCGGCGAAAACTCCTCAAAAAACTTGGTGAACGATTCTTTGTAAACGTCCTTGGCGTAAATCGCCTTCGTCGCTGTGCCGCGGATATCAGGGAACAAGCCGTCCATCATCGGCGTGTGGTCCTGCGAATTGATCTTCACCGCGTAACCGTAGATGTCGGCAAACTCCTTGTTCATCGTGCCGTAGGCGACTTCCAGATCGTTGATCGCCGCCTGATTGATCGCGATGGTCTCCTGCCGCGGCACGTCATCCGCCTTTTCACCAGGAATTTCCACCGGCTGCACGAGATAGCGGCGGAGCTTTTCCTTTTCCGTCTTTCCGTAATCCACGACGTTCTGCGTGAAAGTAGAACCGCTCAGCTGGACGTAACCAATGATGCCCAGCGAAAGCACGATCACGACGATCGAAACGACGATGATCCAGTTATCACGCGACCATGCGATGAGTCTTTTCACAGTTGGTCCTCCTTGCCGTCGGTCGAGGCTGCGGGCTGTGTCGTCGGGCCTTGACTCGGAGCATCCAGCCCGCCAGCGGGGGCGGCCTTCGATCGCTCGCGTGAGATGGCTTCACCCTGCCGGGCATCCTGAAGATGGATCAGTTGTATCTGCCAGCGGAGTTCAAACCGGATTCCTCCTCCCACCGCTAGCCGATCCGGCGGAGGCGGAGGCAAGCCGACCACGTCCTTCGACACACTGACCGTCTCCGTCAAGGTCTGATTTCGCGTGTTGCGTCCTCCCAGCGGGCTTACCCTGCCGGCTGGCGCAACAGCCGGACTGCCGGAGAACATTTCGTTCTCACCGATTTTTTCAACCTTCTCCAGTTGGTTGGTCGCGATGATGCGGTACGGCCGATCTGATCGTTCCGCGTGTGCCTTGAGCCAGTTGATGTAGCGGTCGCCGACGAGCCGCACACCATCGCTGTTCGGGGTCGTGCCTTTGAGCGTGATGATAAATGTCGGCGGAGTCAGTCCCGACGGATTGGGAGCGGGTTTGACCGGCTGCATCGGCCCCGGCGTCGGCGCGGGAGGCGTCATTTCACTGCGACGTTTGCCGAAGATGTCCTGATAGCTCGCGCCCGCGGCGATGGACGGTTCTTCGGCTTCCGAAGCATGCGCACCCGCTGCTGCCGGGTTTCCAAACTGGTACTCCGCCGTAACCTCGGAAACATAAATCCGCAGCCGCTGGTTTCGCGGAATGTGCGCGATCTTTTCATAATCGTTAGTCAGAAGATCCGGCTGGAGTATTCGGCCGTGGTCGTCCTGCATCAGCCACAGGGCCGCCAGATCGAGATCGACCATCAGTTGAGGCCAGATGGTGCGACCATCGAGGATGCGGCGGAGATTTTCGATCTTGATGCGCGGATCGGAACTCGTCTGCACCGTCTTCATCTTGCTTTCGAGACCACGCGCCTGATTGACCACGCGGTCGGCATTCGCCTGAACCTCGGTCTTCTGAG
This region includes:
- the polA gene encoding DNA polymerase I codes for the protein MQDGPDTSETLYLIDGHAQIFRAYFAIRGGLNSPVTGEPTQAVYGMTGMFLKLLATFKPQYVVMAIDTPGKTFRDEMFNDYKANRAPTPPDLEAQIPRILEITRLFGIPVIGQTGAEADDIIATITRRLLNDPKCKHLNIRIVSKDKDLQQLLNDRVQMFDIHTDTTIDAAWLKENKGIAPQQVIDLLALTGDTVDNVPGVPGVGAKTAAKLIQDYGSIEGIYANLDKLKGKLRENLEASRQTLEVSRTLVTLKSDLELDFTLEKARAGLIEMAGLRRVFEELGFRKHITDLEALVNRGSDSTAKTAGDAASGKSTQAPARKDDADFSPSLFEAVAPAVTSDGQAEPSNHIRTPGLTTADDFAYRAIVTTGELDELVHSLRTAPIISVDTETIGLGGAMAMCGMSFSWKAGTGVYIPLRSPDPSQHLDQRAVLEKLRPILEDPTRPKCGHNLKYDALVFRHAGVRLRGIVFDSMIASHLAGSPTHGLDSLALSCLKHEMIPITRLIGLAETRKKGAGQRTMDQVPLELIVPYASEDADIALRLHEHFIPRLRLMGMERLAAEIEMPLVEVLSEMEFHGIKVDPAVLIQQQQVLNTRIVQLRRDILDKAQFDFNPDSPKQLAEVLFTHLGLPVQKKTKTGPSTDIEVLETLAELDGIDPAKQAVPRLIVEYRQLTKLVGTYLENLRESIRASTGRVHAQFHQAATATGRLSSNGPNLQNIPIRTEVGRQIRKAFIAEPGNVLISADYSQIELRVLAHLSQDPRLTEAFAKDLDVHTDVAAQVFGVPFDQVTREQRNQAKIINFGIVYGVSAYGLVRRIEGLDLESAKKLIADYRTRFKGIDTFLQACVQEAMDKGYVETMGGRRRMIPELRSENGAQRSLGQRLAINSVVQGSAAELIKRAMVNLQRRIDADGLTMMMLLQIHDELVFESPADDAEKNAAIIKAEMESAMTLRIPLKVEVGVGKDWLETK